One genomic segment of Amycolatopsis sp. WQ 127309 includes these proteins:
- a CDS encoding dynamin family protein, with the protein MQEPSGGGRIALDTLDLAVKGAKAYGREDLVQRLTDARRLLSEPDITVYVVGEFKQGKSSLINALLTAKICPVDDDIATAVPTAVRFAPESGALATYEPADPSSPPWTERISLEDLPSHVSEAGNPGNVRKLKSVTASISRQLLSGGLVLVDTPGVGGLGSLHNAVTVSSLPRAHAVLFLSDASQELTAAELRFLRTVKELCPSVFFVLTKTDLYPHWRRILELNAGHLDACGITIDTIAVSSELRTVAARSADQEMNVESGFPQLVKHLQGVVGDAERSALNAVGLHVGSAVGQLHAALRSRRTSLAHPEQSAALIAELTRVNDRVDALRSQSSKWQQLLFDGFADISSDVDYDLRARSRGVLHEAEEAIEEGDPAKNWPEFEKWLRQRLANETLENYATFIKQARGLAGRVAEHFELAESQAVLPREVQAPVTVVEEIDIDSSFTGVKTRGTTGMAAFQKAYSGFLMFSMLTKMAALAIPTPFGIAAGLLMGRSGFLDERKRQLEKRRGLAKTAVRRFVDEFNLQVGKDSRDAMRTVQRELRDAYSARVEELQRSLTEALAAAKKAVVEDESETGELNRLEADIEALEVLGRRADELTLRSAPKADLKPVAAVTR; encoded by the coding sequence ATGCAGGAGCCGAGCGGCGGGGGGCGCATCGCCCTCGACACCCTCGACCTCGCGGTCAAGGGCGCCAAGGCCTACGGACGGGAAGACCTCGTCCAGCGCCTCACCGACGCCCGGCGCCTGCTGTCCGAGCCCGACATCACCGTCTACGTCGTCGGGGAGTTCAAGCAGGGCAAGAGTTCTCTCATCAACGCCCTGCTCACCGCCAAGATCTGCCCGGTCGACGACGACATCGCGACCGCGGTGCCGACGGCCGTCCGGTTCGCGCCGGAGTCCGGGGCCCTGGCGACCTACGAGCCGGCCGATCCGTCGTCGCCGCCGTGGACCGAGCGGATCTCGCTCGAAGACCTGCCGTCCCACGTGAGTGAAGCCGGGAACCCCGGCAACGTCCGCAAGCTCAAGTCCGTCACGGCGTCGATCAGCCGCCAGCTGCTCTCCGGCGGGCTGGTGCTGGTCGACACCCCTGGCGTCGGCGGCCTCGGCTCGCTGCACAACGCCGTCACCGTCAGCTCGCTGCCGCGGGCACACGCCGTCCTGTTCCTCTCCGACGCCTCGCAGGAGCTGACCGCGGCCGAGCTGCGGTTTCTCCGGACGGTGAAAGAACTCTGCCCGTCGGTGTTCTTCGTCCTCACCAAAACCGACCTCTACCCGCACTGGCGCCGGATCCTCGAGCTCAACGCCGGCCACCTCGACGCCTGTGGCATCACCATCGACACCATCGCCGTCTCGTCGGAGCTGCGGACCGTCGCGGCCCGCTCGGCCGACCAGGAGATGAACGTCGAGTCCGGCTTCCCGCAGCTGGTCAAGCACCTCCAAGGCGTGGTCGGTGACGCCGAACGCTCGGCGCTCAACGCCGTCGGCCTGCACGTCGGGTCCGCTGTCGGCCAGTTGCACGCGGCTCTGCGGTCGCGTCGCACCTCGCTGGCGCACCCCGAGCAGTCCGCCGCGCTCATCGCGGAGCTGACCCGCGTCAACGACCGCGTCGACGCGCTGCGCAGCCAGTCTTCCAAGTGGCAGCAGCTGCTCTTCGACGGGTTCGCCGACATCTCGTCCGATGTGGACTACGACCTGCGCGCCCGGTCACGCGGTGTGCTGCACGAGGCCGAAGAGGCCATCGAAGAGGGCGATCCGGCCAAGAACTGGCCCGAGTTCGAGAAGTGGCTGCGGCAGCGGCTGGCCAACGAGACTCTGGAGAACTACGCGACGTTCATCAAGCAGGCCCGCGGCCTGGCCGGCCGGGTCGCCGAGCACTTCGAGCTCGCCGAGTCGCAGGCCGTGCTGCCCCGCGAGGTGCAGGCGCCCGTGACCGTGGTCGAGGAAATCGACATCGACTCGTCGTTCACCGGCGTCAAGACCCGCGGCACCACCGGGATGGCCGCCTTCCAGAAGGCCTACAGCGGGTTCCTGATGTTCTCGATGCTCACGAAGATGGCCGCGCTGGCCATCCCGACGCCGTTCGGCATCGCGGCCGGCTTGCTGATGGGCCGCTCCGGGTTCCTCGACGAGCGCAAGCGGCAGCTCGAGAAGCGCCGCGGCCTGGCCAAGACCGCGGTCCGCCGGTTCGTCGACGAGTTCAACCTCCAGGTGGGCAAGGACTCCCGCGACGCGATGCGGACCGTCCAGCGAGAACTCCGCGACGCCTACAGCGCGCGCGTCGAAGAACTGCAGCGCTCCCTGACCGAGGCGCTGGCCGCGGCGAAGAAGGCCGTGGTCGAAGACGAATCGGAGACCGGCGAGCTGAACCGGCTGGAGGCCGACATCGAAGCCCTCGAGGTGCTCGGCCGCCGCGCCGACGAACTCACCCTGCGCAGTGCCCCCAAAGCAGACCTCAAACCAGTAGCGGCGGTGACACGATGA
- a CDS encoding glycoprotein, with protein MTTSSGDVFQNEQGSGGGNQFNEQASAGGSGSIFQNEQGSGGSGGDQFNEQASNGGRGDIFQNEQGSGGSGGNQFNEQASNGGSGGIFQNEQGSGGSGGGQFNEQASNGGRGDIFQNEQGAGRGNQFNEQASAGHGGDVFQNEQSSGGHGGNQFNEQASTGGGIGGAIFQNEQGSGGSGDNQFNEQASTGGGIGGAIFQNEQGSGGHGGNQFNEQASTGGHGGDVFQNEQGSGGHGGNQFNEQASTGGSGSIFQNEQGSGGHGGNQFNEQASTGGSGSIFQNEQGSGGHGGNQFNEQASTGGSGSIFQNQQGSGHGGNQFNEQASTGGHGGSIFQNEQGSGGHGGNQFNEQASTGGHGGGDIFQNQQGSGHGGNQFNEQASTGGHGNIFQNEQGSGGHGGNQFNEQAATEHHSHEHEHHHDAAQHDHHVDHHHDVDHHI; from the coding sequence ATGACGACTTCGTCGGGCGACGTTTTCCAGAACGAGCAGGGTTCCGGTGGCGGCAACCAGTTCAACGAGCAGGCCTCGGCCGGTGGCTCGGGCAGCATCTTCCAGAACGAGCAGGGCTCGGGTGGTTCCGGGGGCGACCAGTTCAACGAGCAGGCCTCGAATGGCGGTCGTGGGGACATCTTCCAGAACGAGCAGGGTTCGGGCGGTTCCGGTGGGAACCAGTTCAACGAGCAGGCGTCCAACGGTGGCTCGGGCGGCATCTTCCAGAACGAGCAGGGCTCGGGTGGTTCCGGGGGCGGCCAGTTCAACGAGCAGGCCTCGAATGGCGGTCGTGGGGACATCTTCCAGAACGAACAAGGTGCCGGGCGTGGCAACCAGTTCAACGAGCAGGCTTCGGCCGGCCACGGCGGGGACGTGTTCCAGAACGAGCAGAGTTCCGGTGGTCACGGCGGGAACCAGTTCAACGAGCAGGCCTCCACCGGCGGCGGCATCGGCGGCGCGATCTTCCAGAACGAGCAGGGTTCCGGCGGTTCCGGAGACAACCAGTTCAACGAGCAGGCCTCCACCGGCGGCGGCATCGGCGGCGCGATCTTCCAGAACGAGCAGGGTTCCGGCGGGCACGGTGGGAACCAGTTCAACGAGCAGGCTTCCACCGGCGGGCATGGCGGTGACGTGTTCCAGAACGAGCAGGGCTCGGGCGGTCACGGCGGGAACCAGTTCAACGAGCAGGCGTCGACGGGCGGCTCGGGCAGCATTTTCCAGAACGAGCAGGGCTCGGGCGGTCACGGCGGGAACCAGTTCAACGAGCAGGCCTCGACCGGCGGCTCGGGCAGCATTTTCCAGAACGAGCAGGGTTCCGGTGGCCACGGTGGGAACCAGTTCAACGAGCAGGCGTCGACGGGCGGCTCGGGCAGCATCTTCCAGAACCAGCAGGGTTCAGGCCACGGGGGCAATCAGTTCAACGAGCAGGCCTCGACCGGTGGTCACGGCGGGAGCATTTTCCAGAACGAGCAGGGTTCCGGTGGCCACGGTGGGAACCAGTTCAACGAGCAGGCCTCCACGGGCGGCCACGGCGGCGGCGACATCTTCCAGAACCAGCAGGGTTCCGGCCACGGCGGGAACCAGTTCAACGAGCAGGCCTCGACCGGCGGCCACGGCAACATCTTCCAGAACGAGCAGGGCTCGGGCGGTCACGGTGGGAACCAGTTCAACGAGCAGGCGGCCACCGAGCACCACAGCCACGAACACGAGCACCACCACGACGCCGCGCAGCACGATCACCACGTCGACCACCACCACGACGTCGACCACCACATCTGA
- a CDS encoding AAA family ATPase: MDWPLVGRERELAFARRALGDAEVCGLLLTGRAGAGKTRLAKALLAELEAGGARTHWVRAMSSASTIPFGAFAHLLPGGATGTADRAHRLNQVAAHLTRGAEGRRLVLCVDDAHLLDDLSATLIHQLAATSSAFVLVIAPHGVSVPDPVFAMWKDRVAERLDIGELTRQETRELFTAALGGRLDDGAEHRLWHLTLGNPLFLRELVQGGLDSGSLSAEDGVWRWSGALRATPRLVELIETRTDRVDADERRLLELLAFGETLGSDPLVRLGAGRVLASTEQAGLVVSERTGRRLEVRLAHPLYAEVIRRRTSPLRQRETFRILAQTLDMTGARRAEDKPRLVRWRLAAGLPTDPQLVRAAAETLLRKDFPQAEQLAKEAVRLGGGFAAKFLLAQVRIAGGRHADADTLLAELAGETVSDVQHARVAATRARNLAFGLGRAEQAEAVLDTAETAVSSGVDELATARAALRAASGAAGAALDLLGPVLDRNRRGDPLRLAALVVAAGALAESGRVEACLGVVDEGLALAGRISDADAPGARARLEHARIVALCGAGRVDEAEDLAGDGYRDAIRDRWGPALAGASASLGTVALAYGNLRGAIRWLREALATEAHDQPHAFRPAVVAALARATAMTGKVATAPDVPGPLGTWAHAWVAAARGELTRAAELAASAAASAVAEGRLALAAEMRHDVLRFGTEVDPVDLEGRLPSLYAEHARASDAASLDEVATGFADAGARLLAAEAAAQAARVYRAEGKLGSAGTSAQRARSWLASCEDAATPALAALETPLDLTDRELEIARLVATGLTSRAVADRLVVSVRTVDNVLHGVYAKLGISGRRELASVVGRPEVGSSPADAP; this comes from the coding sequence ATGGACTGGCCGCTGGTCGGCCGAGAACGGGAGCTGGCGTTCGCGCGCCGGGCGCTGGGGGACGCCGAGGTGTGCGGGCTGCTGCTGACCGGGCGGGCCGGCGCCGGGAAGACCCGGCTGGCCAAGGCTTTGCTGGCCGAGCTGGAGGCCGGGGGCGCCCGCACGCACTGGGTGCGGGCGATGTCGTCGGCCTCGACGATCCCCTTCGGGGCGTTCGCCCACCTGCTGCCCGGCGGCGCGACCGGCACCGCCGACCGGGCGCACCGGCTCAACCAGGTCGCCGCACACCTCACCCGCGGTGCGGAAGGCAGGCGGCTGGTGCTCTGCGTCGACGACGCGCACCTGCTCGACGATTTGTCCGCGACGCTCATCCACCAATTGGCGGCGACCTCGTCGGCATTCGTGCTGGTGATCGCGCCGCACGGGGTGAGCGTGCCCGATCCGGTGTTCGCGATGTGGAAGGACCGTGTCGCGGAACGGCTCGACATCGGGGAGCTCACCCGCCAGGAAACGCGGGAACTGTTCACCGCGGCGCTGGGCGGGCGGCTCGACGACGGCGCGGAGCACCGGCTGTGGCACCTCACCCTCGGCAACCCGCTCTTCCTGCGCGAGCTCGTGCAGGGCGGGCTCGACAGCGGTTCGCTGTCGGCCGAGGACGGCGTCTGGCGCTGGAGCGGGGCGCTGCGCGCCACCCCGCGCCTGGTCGAGCTGATCGAGACCCGCACCGACCGCGTCGACGCCGACGAGCGGCGGCTGCTGGAACTGCTGGCCTTCGGCGAGACGCTGGGCAGCGACCCGCTGGTGCGGCTCGGCGCCGGGCGCGTCCTCGCGTCGACCGAGCAGGCCGGGCTGGTCGTGTCCGAACGCACCGGGCGGCGCCTCGAGGTCCGGCTCGCGCACCCGCTCTACGCCGAGGTGATCCGGCGGCGGACGTCACCGCTGCGCCAGCGGGAGACGTTCCGGATCCTCGCCCAGACCCTCGACATGACCGGCGCGCGCCGGGCCGAGGACAAGCCGAGGCTGGTCCGGTGGCGGCTCGCGGCCGGGCTGCCGACCGACCCGCAGCTGGTCCGCGCGGCGGCGGAGACGTTGCTGCGTAAGGACTTCCCGCAAGCCGAGCAGCTGGCGAAGGAGGCCGTCCGGCTGGGCGGCGGGTTCGCCGCGAAGTTCCTGCTGGCCCAGGTGCGGATCGCCGGCGGCAGGCACGCCGACGCCGACACTCTCCTGGCCGAGCTGGCGGGCGAGACGGTGTCGGACGTGCAGCACGCCCGCGTCGCCGCGACCCGCGCCCGGAACCTGGCGTTCGGCCTGGGCCGCGCCGAGCAGGCCGAAGCGGTGCTGGACACGGCGGAGACGGCCGTGTCGTCCGGAGTGGACGAGCTGGCGACGGCCCGGGCGGCCTTGCGGGCGGCGTCCGGTGCGGCCGGCGCCGCGCTCGACCTGCTCGGGCCGGTGCTGGACCGCAACCGCCGCGGCGACCCGCTCCGGCTCGCGGCGCTGGTCGTCGCGGCCGGGGCCCTGGCGGAGAGCGGGCGCGTCGAGGCGTGCCTCGGCGTCGTCGACGAGGGACTGGCGCTCGCCGGGCGGATCTCCGACGCCGACGCGCCCGGCGCGCGGGCCCGGCTGGAGCACGCGCGGATCGTCGCGCTGTGCGGGGCGGGGCGCGTCGATGAGGCCGAGGACCTGGCCGGTGACGGCTACCGCGACGCGATCCGCGACCGCTGGGGCCCGGCGCTGGCCGGCGCGTCGGCGTCGCTGGGCACGGTCGCGCTCGCCTACGGCAACCTCCGCGGCGCGATCCGCTGGCTGCGCGAGGCCCTCGCGACGGAGGCGCACGACCAGCCGCACGCGTTCCGCCCCGCCGTGGTCGCGGCGCTGGCCCGGGCGACGGCGATGACCGGCAAGGTCGCGACCGCGCCCGACGTTCCGGGACCGCTCGGCACGTGGGCCCACGCCTGGGTCGCGGCCGCGCGGGGCGAGCTGACGCGGGCGGCCGAACTCGCTGCTTCGGCGGCCGCCTCGGCCGTTGCCGAAGGCCGGCTCGCGCTCGCGGCGGAGATGCGCCACGACGTGCTCCGGTTCGGCACCGAGGTGGATCCGGTGGATCTGGAGGGGCGCCTTCCGTCGTTGTACGCGGAGCACGCGCGCGCGTCGGACGCGGCTTCCCTGGACGAGGTCGCGACCGGCTTCGCCGACGCCGGGGCCCGGTTGCTCGCCGCGGAGGCCGCGGCGCAGGCGGCGCGGGTGTACCGGGCGGAGGGGAAGCTCGGCAGCGCGGGGACGTCGGCGCAGCGGGCGCGGTCGTGGCTGGCGTCCTGTGAGGACGCCGCGACGCCGGCGTTGGCGGCGCTGGAGACGCCGCTGGACCTGACGGACCGGGAGCTGGAGATCGCGCGCCTGGTGGCGACGGGCTTGACGAGCCGCGCCGTCGCCGACCGGCTCGTGGTGTCGGTGCGGACGGTCGACAACGTGCTGCACGGCGTCTACGCGAAGCTGGGTATCTCCGGGCGCCGCGAGCTGGCTTCGGTGGTGGGCCGGCCCGAGGTGGGGAGTAGTCCCGCCGACGCCCCGTAG
- a CDS encoding FAD-dependent monooxygenase, producing the protein MKNLKVLISGASIAGPALAHWLTRYGCAVTLVERAASVRPGGQAVDFKGPTHRTVLERMGILEEVRKRATGGQDQTVVDAAGKPRAVIPGEFTGGEIEIRRGDLAELLYERTAADCEYVFGDMITSLTETADGVDVTFAHAAPRRFDLVVGADGIHSNVRRLAFGPEHDYVKFLGHYYALAELGEQVGGGEAVMYNEPGRMAAVGGPKASAFFVFASPELDFDRTDVERQRALLIDAYRGVGWRVPDLLTKVPRAREFYLDSLARVTIDHYSRGRVVLLGDSAYGNTLGGFGTGLAIVGAYVLAGELLAAGGDHRAAFARYEEQFRGYAKISQRGSAGPFLAPPSPLRIRMRDWTFKSRFLLRMMLKATDKFATDIELKDYPS; encoded by the coding sequence ATGAAGAACCTCAAGGTCCTGATCTCCGGTGCGAGCATCGCCGGCCCGGCCCTCGCCCATTGGCTGACGCGCTACGGCTGCGCCGTCACCCTCGTCGAACGCGCGGCTTCGGTGCGCCCCGGCGGCCAGGCCGTCGACTTCAAGGGCCCCACCCACCGGACCGTGCTGGAACGGATGGGGATCCTGGAGGAGGTCCGGAAGCGGGCGACCGGCGGGCAGGACCAGACGGTCGTCGACGCCGCCGGGAAGCCCCGGGCGGTGATCCCGGGCGAGTTCACCGGCGGCGAGATCGAGATCCGCCGCGGCGACCTGGCCGAGCTGCTCTACGAGCGCACGGCCGCGGACTGCGAGTACGTCTTCGGCGACATGATCACGTCGCTGACCGAGACGGCCGACGGCGTCGACGTCACCTTCGCGCACGCCGCGCCGCGTCGCTTCGACCTCGTCGTCGGCGCGGACGGCATCCACTCGAACGTCCGGCGGCTGGCCTTCGGCCCGGAGCACGACTACGTCAAGTTCCTCGGCCACTACTACGCCCTCGCGGAACTCGGCGAGCAGGTCGGCGGCGGCGAGGCCGTGATGTACAACGAGCCCGGCCGGATGGCCGCGGTCGGCGGGCCGAAGGCGTCGGCGTTCTTCGTCTTCGCCTCACCGGAGCTCGACTTCGACCGCACGGACGTCGAGCGGCAGCGCGCACTGCTGATCGACGCCTACCGCGGCGTCGGCTGGCGGGTGCCCGACCTGCTGACGAAGGTGCCGCGGGCGCGCGAGTTCTACCTCGACTCGCTCGCCCGGGTCACGATCGACCACTATTCGCGCGGCCGGGTCGTGCTGCTCGGCGACTCCGCCTACGGCAACACCCTCGGCGGTTTCGGCACCGGGCTGGCGATCGTCGGCGCGTACGTGCTGGCGGGCGAGCTGCTCGCGGCCGGCGGCGACCACCGCGCCGCCTTCGCCCGCTACGAGGAGCAGTTCCGGGGCTACGCCAAGATCTCGCAGCGCGGCAGCGCGGGCCCGTTCCTCGCGCCGCCGTCCCCGCTGCGGATCAGGATGCGGGACTGGACGTTCAAGTCCCGCTTCCTGCTCCGCATGATGCTCAAGGCCACCGACAAGTTCGCCACCGACATCGAGCTGAAGGACTACCCGAGCTGA